TCAGACCTGGTGTGCCAAAAAAGATCGATTCCGGACATTGGGAGTGATACAGCCCACCAAAAATACCGCCGCCAATCGGCGCACGAATAACAATCGGGCAACTCCAGTCATTGTTGGAGCGATAGCGAATTTTGGCCGCTTCACTAATAATCTGATTTGTTGCAGGCAACATAAAATCCGAATATTGCATCTCGGCAATAGGTTTCATACCGTACATCGCAGCGCCAATAGCTACACCTGCAATGGCTGATTCGGACAATGGTGTGTCCATGACACGCATTTCGCCGAACTGATCCTGCAATCCTTTGGTTGTAGTGAACACACCGCCTTTAACCCCGACATCTTCACCAAGGATAAAGACATTTTCATCCCGCTCCATCTCTTCTTTCATCGCGAGACGGATTGCATCAATATATTCCATAACCGCCATACTTACCGTCCCCCTTCTTCGCTGTCCGCATAAACGTGCGTCAGAGTGTCCTCAGGTTTCGGATATGGCGCGTTGTCTGCGTATTCAGTCGCTTCTTTCATTTCCAGCGCAAGCTGGGAAGCCAGATCCGCATCCCGGGCTTCATCCCAGATGCCGCAATCGATCAGATAGTTCTTCATGCGAAGCACGCCGTCCTTCTTCCAGTTCTCTTCAACCTCTTCCTTGGTCCGGTATGCCAGATCATTGTCGGAAGTGGAGTGTGGAGACAACCGATACATCATCGCTTCAATAAGTGTAGGTCCTTCACCAGCGATTGCGCGGCGACGAGCTTCTTTGACTGCACCGTATACTTCCAGCGCATCGTTTCCATCTACACGAAGTCCGGGGAACCCGTACCCAAGTGCACGATCTGATATTTTACCACTCAGCTGCTTGTGAATTGGCACCGAGATGGCATACTGATTGTTCTCACACATAATAATCACAGGAAGTTTATGAACACCTGCGAAATTGGCACCTTCGTGGAAATCTCCCTGGTTGCTTGACCCTTCACCAAAAGTTACAAAAGAAACGAATTCTTGCTTCTTCATTTTGGCAGCCAGTGCAAACCCTACAGCGTGCGGAACCTGTGTCGTAACCGGACTGGAGCCCGTTACAATGCGCAGCTTTTTGTGACCGAAGTGACCCGGCATTTGCCGTCCTCCACTATTCGGATCTTCCGCCTTCGCAAAAGCAGACAGCATCAGCTCACGTGGAGTCATGCCAACTGCCAGTACAAAGCCATAATCGCGGTAATACGGTAAATAATAATCGTGATCCCGGTCCAGACCGAATGCAGCGCCTACTTGCGCAGCTTCCTGTCCTACACCGGATACGTGAAAGTTAATTTTGCCGGCCCGCTGTAAGAGCAAGCAACGCTCGTCAAACTTGCGTGCGAGCAGCATGTATTTGTACATATCCAATACTTCACCATCGCTAAGTCCCAGCTGTTCATGCCGATGGACCGCGTCTGCAGTACCTTTTGAACTCATATGAGGTACCTCCTTTTAATCAGAGCCTTTGCCCGTCTTACTACCCGATCTTATAACCTGGTACTAAGACTTGGCTTAACCTTATTATAATCCCATTTGCCCAAAAAAGGAAAGGACCTTTCTCATAAGCCTGTCCGGCTTACATTCCAATCGATTTTCCGTCAACTGCCAACATGGCTTCACCCATGATTTCTGATAATGTTGGGTGAGGATGGATCGTCTGTCCCACTTCCCAAGGTGTCGCATCCAGCATCTGAGCCAAAGAGGCCTCTGCGATCAGTTCCGTCACATGGGTACCGATCATATGTACTCCCAATATATCATTCGTCTTGGCATCCGCGATTACCTTCACGAATCCATCCCGACTTCCATGAACCAAAGATTTTCCAATCGCCTGGAACGGAAACTTGCCTGTCTTCACTTCATAACCACGCTCTTTGGCCTCGCGCTCCGTAAATCCGATACTCGCTGCTTCCGGACGAGTATAGACACAGCGCGGGATTCGATGTGATTCGACGGCATGTACCGTTTCACCCGCCAGATGATTCACTGCCAAAATGCCTTCATGACTCGCTGCATGCGCCAGCTGCAATCCGCCGATGACATCGCCGATTGCATAAATATGTCCCTCACCCGTTTGCAGATGTTGATTCACAGCAATAAATCCGCGTTCGAGTTTGATATCCGTATTTTCGAGTCCGATATTTTCGACATTGGCCTGACGACCAACCGACACCAGCATCTTGTCCGCTTTCAGAGTCTCTTGCTTCTCATCCCCCAGCTTGACATCAATCTGAATACCGTCTTCCTGTATGCTATATGTCTCTGTCAGAACGCTAGCGCCTGTTAGGAAGCGAACACCACGTTTCCCAAGCAATCTCTGCATTTCCTTGGCTACATCTTCATCCTCTGCTGGCAATACATGAGCAGCGGCTTCAACAACTGTAATTTCAACGCCAAAATCATTCAGCATCGAGGCCCATTCGAGGCCAATCACCCCACCACCAACAATGATCAGGGATGCTGGTAATTCGTCCATTCGCAAAGCCTCATCACTGCTCATGATGTACCGGCCATCTGGCTCAAGACCTGGCAGCACCCGTGGGCGAGATCCGGTAGCAATAATGAGGTTGGTTGGCACAACTGTATCCATCTCGCCATCTTCAAACTCGACAGCCACTGCACCGCTCTGAGGGGAGAAAATGGAAGGTCCGATCACGCGCCCTTTGGCGTGTACGACCTGAATTTTATTTTTTTTCATTAAATACTGCACACCTTGATGAAGCTGCTCCACAATTGCATCCTTGCGCGCCTGAACCTTCGGAAATACAAGTGTTGCTCCAGCTGTTTCAATCCCATACATTTCGCTTTCTTGTATCTCAGCGTACACTTCCGCACTTCGCAGCAATGCCTTGCTCGGAATACAGCCACGATGCAGACAAGTGCCCCCCAGCTTATCCTTCTCGATAATAACAACCTGTTTTCCTAACTGTGCGGCACGGATGGCAGCAACGTACCCTCCCGTTCCTCCTCCAAGAATGGCAACATCACATGTAATTGGCATCTTAAATGTTCTCCTCTATCCATATAATTTCAATACAATTTCAATATATTTGTAAGATGATGATTCGAATGATTCTCTTTTTCATAGACGTTATCTATATTCCATTGTACTCCCCTTGAGCAGTCAACTCAA
This window of the Paenibacillus marchantiae genome carries:
- a CDS encoding thiamine pyrophosphate-dependent dehydrogenase E1 component subunit alpha, with the translated sequence MSSKGTADAVHRHEQLGLSDGEVLDMYKYMLLARKFDERCLLLQRAGKINFHVSGVGQEAAQVGAAFGLDRDHDYYLPYYRDYGFVLAVGMTPRELMLSAFAKAEDPNSGGRQMPGHFGHKKLRIVTGSSPVTTQVPHAVGFALAAKMKKQEFVSFVTFGEGSSNQGDFHEGANFAGVHKLPVIIMCENNQYAISVPIHKQLSGKISDRALGYGFPGLRVDGNDALEVYGAVKEARRRAIAGEGPTLIEAMMYRLSPHSTSDNDLAYRTKEEVEENWKKDGVLRMKNYLIDCGIWDEARDADLASQLALEMKEATEYADNAPYPKPEDTLTHVYADSEEGGR
- the lpdA gene encoding dihydrolipoyl dehydrogenase — encoded protein: MPITCDVAILGGGTGGYVAAIRAAQLGKQVVIIEKDKLGGTCLHRGCIPSKALLRSAEVYAEIQESEMYGIETAGATLVFPKVQARKDAIVEQLHQGVQYLMKKNKIQVVHAKGRVIGPSIFSPQSGAVAVEFEDGEMDTVVPTNLIIATGSRPRVLPGLEPDGRYIMSSDEALRMDELPASLIIVGGGVIGLEWASMLNDFGVEITVVEAAAHVLPAEDEDVAKEMQRLLGKRGVRFLTGASVLTETYSIQEDGIQIDVKLGDEKQETLKADKMLVSVGRQANVENIGLENTDIKLERGFIAVNQHLQTGEGHIYAIGDVIGGLQLAHAASHEGILAVNHLAGETVHAVESHRIPRCVYTRPEAASIGFTEREAKERGYEVKTGKFPFQAIGKSLVHGSRDGFVKVIADAKTNDILGVHMIGTHVTELIAEASLAQMLDATPWEVGQTIHPHPTLSEIMGEAMLAVDGKSIGM